Proteins encoded within one genomic window of Deinococcus sp. YIM 134068:
- a CDS encoding thiolase family protein yields the protein MRDAVIVSAVRTPVGRGVKGTLANTRPDDLAALVLSEAVKRAGVDPSIVEDVYMGCAIPEAEQGLNVARMAALRAGMPDSVGGVTVNRFCSSGLQTIAMAAAAIQTGQADVMLAGGVESMSMVPMTGHNPSPNPDLVDERPGAYIGMGLTAENVAAKYGVSREDQDAFALRSHQRAAAAQDSGRFDAEIIAVPVQVDKVKGTKVTSTTVPFDKDELIRRDANLADMAKVRPAFKATGSVSAANSSPFSDGAAAVLVMSGEKAQELGVKPLAKFLGFAVAGVEPELMGIGPVRAVPKVLAQTGLTLDDIDLIELNEAFAAQSLAVARELGFDEEKMNVNGGAIALGHPLGCSGAKLTTTAIYELRRRGGGKALITMCIGGGMGAAGVIEVYPEEQGAQAAD from the coding sequence ATGCGTGATGCTGTCATCGTTTCCGCCGTTCGTACCCCCGTGGGACGCGGCGTCAAAGGCACCCTCGCTAACACCCGCCCCGACGACCTCGCCGCCCTGGTGCTGTCCGAGGCGGTCAAGCGCGCGGGCGTGGACCCCTCCATCGTGGAGGACGTGTACATGGGCTGTGCCATCCCCGAGGCCGAGCAGGGCCTGAACGTGGCGCGCATGGCCGCGCTGCGGGCCGGGATGCCCGACTCCGTGGGCGGCGTGACGGTCAACCGCTTCTGCTCCAGCGGCCTCCAGACCATCGCCATGGCGGCGGCGGCGATTCAGACCGGACAGGCGGACGTGATGCTCGCCGGGGGCGTGGAGAGCATGAGCATGGTGCCCATGACCGGCCACAACCCCAGCCCCAACCCCGACCTCGTGGACGAGCGCCCCGGTGCGTACATCGGCATGGGCCTGACCGCCGAGAACGTGGCCGCCAAGTACGGGGTGAGCCGCGAGGACCAGGACGCCTTCGCCCTTCGCAGCCACCAGCGCGCGGCGGCGGCGCAGGACTCGGGCCGGTTCGACGCCGAGATCATTGCCGTGCCCGTGCAGGTGGATAAGGTGAAGGGCACGAAGGTCACGAGCACGACCGTCCCCTTCGACAAGGACGAGCTGATCCGCCGCGACGCGAACCTCGCGGACATGGCGAAGGTGCGCCCGGCCTTCAAGGCGACCGGCTCGGTGAGCGCCGCTAACTCCAGCCCCTTCAGCGACGGGGCCGCCGCCGTCCTCGTGATGAGCGGCGAGAAGGCGCAGGAACTCGGCGTGAAGCCGCTGGCGAAGTTCCTCGGCTTCGCGGTGGCGGGCGTGGAGCCGGAACTCATGGGCATCGGCCCCGTGCGTGCCGTGCCGAAGGTGCTGGCGCAGACGGGCCTGACCCTGGACGACATCGACCTGATCGAGCTGAACGAGGCGTTCGCGGCCCAGAGCCTCGCCGTGGCCCGCGAACTGGGCTTCGACGAGGAGAAGATGAACGTGAACGGCGGGGCCATCGCCCTCGGGCACCCGCTGGGCTGCTCGGGCGCGAAGCTCACGACGACCGCGATCTACGAGCTGCGGCGGCGGGGCGGCGGCAAGGCCCTCATTACCATGTGCATCGGCGGCGGCATGGGCGCGGCGGGCGTGATCGAGGTCTACCCGGAGGAGCAGGGGGCGCAGGCGGCGGACTGA
- a CDS encoding alpha/beta hydrolase family protein, with protein sequence MSERPPLLDRLRHVRKRRVATWAALGYVALLGVATLVGADITLRSKTRWVKGAFVPVGRRSNSVYLPASPETLSRGVVGIVPLRPNQGHAILGPAKIAGTLVRREVQDERGVLPNGALAWVSTFVYNGTPAQLGVEYENTIVSTPLGDMPAWHIPPVSGERDAIVIVVHGHGGQRSQALRMLPALRRTGTGSLFVTFRNAHGAPRSEKGFHTLGDEEAEDVLAALDWAQEAGYRRAVLYGFSMGGNIVLSVLRPRHEPFPIPVLGVMLDCPVLDWRATIRWQGQRYGLPPFVAGHVATLVQRLVTRRSGQDFDAVDQIRAAPNFKLPILLWHGTRDRTIPVGQADALAAARPDLVEYHRVEGAKHIRCWNIDTAGYDAALEAFVARVLGEEDNS encoded by the coding sequence GTGAGCGAGCGCCCCCCCCTCCTCGACCGTCTGCGGCACGTCCGCAAGCGCCGCGTCGCCACCTGGGCTGCCCTGGGTTACGTCGCCTTGCTGGGGGTGGCGACGCTGGTCGGTGCCGACATCACCCTGCGGTCCAAGACGCGGTGGGTGAAGGGAGCGTTCGTTCCGGTGGGGCGGCGGAGCAATTCGGTCTACCTGCCTGCCTCGCCGGAGACGCTCTCACGTGGGGTCGTCGGCATCGTGCCGCTGCGGCCCAACCAGGGGCACGCCATCCTGGGACCTGCGAAGATCGCGGGAACGCTCGTGCGGCGCGAGGTTCAGGACGAACGCGGCGTGTTGCCCAACGGGGCGCTCGCCTGGGTCTCCACCTTCGTCTACAACGGCACCCCGGCGCAACTCGGCGTGGAGTACGAGAACACCATCGTTTCCACGCCGTTGGGTGATATGCCAGCGTGGCATATCCCACCTGTCTCCGGCGAGCGGGACGCCATCGTGATCGTCGTCCACGGGCACGGCGGGCAGCGGTCGCAGGCGTTGCGGATGCTTCCGGCGCTGCGGCGCACGGGCACCGGCTCGCTGTTCGTCACCTTCCGCAATGCCCACGGTGCCCCGCGCTCCGAGAAGGGCTTCCACACCCTGGGCGACGAGGAGGCCGAGGACGTGCTGGCGGCCCTGGACTGGGCGCAGGAGGCGGGCTACCGGCGGGCGGTGCTGTACGGTTTCAGCATGGGCGGCAACATCGTCCTGAGCGTGCTGCGGCCCAGGCACGAGCCGTTCCCCATTCCCGTCCTCGGCGTCATGCTCGACTGCCCGGTCCTCGACTGGCGCGCGACCATCCGCTGGCAGGGGCAGCGGTACGGCCTGCCGCCCTTCGTGGCGGGGCATGTGGCGACCCTCGTGCAGCGCCTCGTCACCCGCCGCTCCGGGCAGGACTTCGACGCGGTGGACCAGATCAGGGCTGCCCCCAACTTCAAGCTTCCCATCCTCCTGTGGCACGGCACCCGCGACCGCACCATTCCGGTGGGGCAGGCGGACGCCCTCGCCGCCGCCCGCCCCGATCTGGTGGAGTACCACCGGGTCGAGGGAGCCAAGCACATCCGCTGCTGGAACATTGACACGGCGGGGTATGACGCGGCGTTGGAGGCGTTCGTGGCGCGGGTGTTGGGGGAGGAGGATAACAGTTGA